From Pseudomonas sp. FP2335, the proteins below share one genomic window:
- a CDS encoding diguanylate cyclase domain-containing protein, producing MTALKERPTLRSVIGRGHMILALVAVILASVSLTLLGVLALRVYAEHNLHLIARSINYTVEAAVVFNDSAAATEALSLIASTEEVAQAEVFDANGKLLAQWVRPDTGMLSRVELALAHTLLEQPISQPILHQGRVIGSIHLTGHGGSLLRFLLSGLAGILICTALSAWVALHLAQRLLRGITGPLQSLAAVAHAARSERDFDRRVPPARIAELDSLGSDFNALLGEMQAWQNHLQSENETLAHLANHDSLTGLPNRAFFEGRLIRALRSAAKAKEQLAVLYLDSDRFKEINDSFGHAAGDAVLVAVADRVRAQLREDDLVARLGGDEFAILLAPLHKLEDAQRIADNIIASMDLPISVPGEAQVFTSLSIGIALYPDHGATPGTLLNAADAAMYQAKRSSSGGQQTAESEASVVNVQHRS from the coding sequence ATGACCGCGCTGAAAGAACGCCCGACCCTACGTTCGGTCATCGGCCGTGGGCACATGATCCTGGCGCTGGTGGCGGTGATTCTGGCGAGTGTGTCCTTGACCCTGCTCGGCGTGCTGGCGCTGCGTGTCTATGCCGAACACAACCTGCACCTGATCGCGCGTTCGATCAATTACACCGTGGAAGCGGCGGTGGTGTTCAACGACAGCGCGGCGGCCACCGAGGCCCTCAGTCTGATTGCCTCCACCGAAGAAGTGGCCCAGGCCGAAGTCTTCGATGCCAACGGCAAGTTGCTGGCGCAATGGGTGCGTCCGGACACCGGCATGCTTTCGCGGGTTGAGCTGGCGCTGGCGCATACCCTGCTTGAACAACCCATCAGCCAGCCGATCCTGCACCAAGGGCGCGTCATCGGCAGCATCCACCTGACCGGCCACGGCGGCAGCCTGCTGCGCTTCTTGCTCAGCGGCCTGGCCGGGATTCTGATCTGCACCGCCCTCAGCGCCTGGGTCGCTCTGCACCTGGCCCAGCGCCTGTTGCGCGGCATCACCGGGCCGTTGCAAAGCCTCGCCGCCGTGGCCCACGCTGCCCGTAGCGAGCGGGATTTCGACCGCCGCGTGCCGCCGGCGCGGATTGCCGAGCTCGACAGCCTGGGCAGCGACTTCAACGCCTTGCTCGGTGAGATGCAAGCCTGGCAGAACCACCTGCAAAGCGAGAACGAAACCCTCGCGCACCTGGCCAACCACGACAGCCTGACCGGCCTGCCCAACCGCGCGTTCTTCGAAGGCCGCTTGATCCGCGCCCTGCGCAGCGCCGCCAAGGCCAAGGAACAACTGGCGGTGCTGTACCTCGACAGCGACCGCTTCAAGGAAATCAACGACAGCTTCGGCCACGCCGCTGGTGATGCGGTGCTGGTGGCCGTCGCCGACCGTGTGCGTGCGCAGCTGCGTGAGGATGACCTGGTGGCACGCCTGGGCGGTGACGAATTCGCGATCCTGCTGGCGCCCCTGCACAAACTGGAAGACGCTCAGCGCATCGCCGACAACATCATCGCCAGCATGGACCTGCCCATCTCTGTGCCGGGAGAGGCCCAGGTGTTTACCTCCCTCAGTATCGGCATCGCCCTCTACCCCGATCATGGTGCCACCCCCGGCACCCTGCTCAATGCCGCCGATGCGGCGATGTACCAGGCCAAACGCTCGTCTTCGGGCGGCCAGCAAACGGCGGAATCGGAAGCCTCCGTCGTCAACGTTCAACACAGGAGTTGA
- a CDS encoding YfiR family protein encodes MNVAVSPTERRLSWRHMLLTAVLCMLAPRVFAQAPSPADHRAQAVTQVVLGILSYARWPVEPAQLRLCIVGPTQYTDDLIKGTTQATGRPVLVQRLLADHPDIVNTCNAVYIGKLSADERSKLFASLIGHPVLSISEGGDQCTVGSLFCLRVGDEQVSFEVNLDSVARSGVRIHPSVLQLSRRRAPEP; translated from the coding sequence ATGAACGTGGCTGTCTCGCCTACAGAGCGTCGTTTGAGCTGGAGACACATGCTGCTGACGGCGGTTCTGTGCATGCTCGCTCCCCGCGTGTTTGCCCAGGCGCCCAGCCCGGCGGATCATCGCGCCCAGGCCGTCACCCAGGTGGTACTCGGTATCCTCAGCTACGCCCGTTGGCCGGTGGAACCTGCGCAGCTGCGGCTGTGCATCGTCGGGCCCACCCAGTACACCGACGACCTGATCAAAGGTACCACCCAGGCCACCGGCCGTCCGGTGTTGGTCCAGCGCTTGCTGGCCGATCACCCCGACATCGTCAATACCTGTAACGCCGTATACATCGGCAAACTCAGCGCTGATGAACGCAGCAAGTTGTTTGCCTCGCTGATCGGCCACCCGGTGCTGAGCATCAGTGAAGGTGGCGACCAGTGCACCGTCGGCAGTCTGTTCTGCCTGCGGGTAGGGGATGAGCAGGTGTCGTTCGAAGTCAATCTCGACTCGGTGGCCCGCAGCGGCGTGCGCATTCACCCGAGTGTGCTGCAACTGTCCCGACGCAGGGCGCCAGAGCCATGA
- the recD gene encoding exodeoxyribonuclease V subunit alpha → MSLSPLPLEALDPLSRAADLVQLLERWVDRGWLRALDKAFVGFLHELDPQADPLVLLAAALTSHQLGHGHVCLDLFETLKAPDFALSLPPEGDLQTGAMLLPSQLLDGLDGGHWCQALAASRLVAQAVDASEAAQSRPLVLAGTRLYLRRYWTYERRIDSALRRRLATQESVAADLPQRLNGLFDQPPPDGVIDWQKLACALATRGAFSIVTGGPGTGKTTTVVRLLALLQAPAVEAGSPLRIRLAAPTGKAAARLTESISQQVQSLTVPDDVREKIPTQVTTVHRLLGSRPGTRHFRHHLGNPLPLDVLVVDEASMIDLEMMANLLDALPPHARLVLLGDKDQLASVEAGAVLGDLCRDAEAGWYSADTRQWLQAVSGEDLSASGLEEDRDASHPLAQQVVMLRYSRRFGEGSGIGQLARWVNQQNPEQARDLLNAGSHADLACVRLKGEHDHALERLVLDGQGSDGARGYRYYLDLLRSARPALDTPREDNAWIDWAQQLLQAFDAFQLLCAVRKGPWGVEGLNLRITAALRKARLIDGDEQWYEGRPVLMTRNDYGLGLMNGDIGIALKLPESDGGPQVLRVAFPRNDGQGGVRFVLPSRLNDVETVYAMTVHKSQGSEFTHTALILPDALNPVLTKELIYTGITRAKRWFSLIEPRGGVFEEAVRRKVKRLSGLMLELGHVAQKPD, encoded by the coding sequence ATGAGCCTATCGCCATTGCCGTTGGAGGCGTTGGACCCCCTCAGCCGCGCCGCCGACCTCGTGCAACTGCTGGAGCGCTGGGTTGACCGCGGCTGGCTGCGCGCCCTGGACAAAGCCTTCGTCGGCTTCCTGCACGAACTCGATCCCCAGGCCGACCCGCTGGTGCTGCTGGCAGCTGCATTGACCAGCCACCAACTGGGCCACGGTCACGTCTGCCTGGACCTGTTCGAAACCCTCAAGGCGCCGGACTTCGCGCTGTCCTTGCCGCCCGAAGGCGACCTGCAGACCGGTGCGATGTTGCTGCCGTCGCAACTGCTCGACGGCCTCGACGGTGGCCACTGGTGCCAGGCGCTGGCTGCCAGTCGCCTGGTGGCCCAGGCCGTCGACGCCAGTGAGGCCGCGCAAAGCCGCCCGCTGGTATTGGCCGGCACGCGCCTGTACCTGCGTCGTTACTGGACTTACGAGCGGCGCATCGACAGCGCCTTGCGTCGCCGCCTCGCCACCCAGGAAAGCGTCGCTGCCGACTTGCCCCAGCGTCTCAATGGCCTGTTCGACCAGCCGCCACCGGACGGCGTGATCGACTGGCAAAAACTCGCCTGTGCCTTGGCTACGCGCGGTGCATTCAGCATCGTCACCGGCGGCCCCGGCACCGGCAAGACCACCACCGTGGTGCGCCTGCTCGCACTGCTGCAAGCGCCGGCGGTAGAAGCCGGCAGCCCGTTGCGCATCCGCCTGGCCGCGCCCACCGGCAAAGCGGCGGCGCGTCTCACCGAATCCATCAGCCAGCAAGTCCAGTCGCTGACCGTGCCCGACGACGTGCGCGAAAAAATCCCGACCCAGGTCACCACGGTTCATCGCTTGCTGGGCAGCCGCCCGGGGACGCGCCATTTCCGTCATCACCTGGGCAACCCGTTGCCCCTGGATGTGCTGGTGGTGGACGAAGCCTCGATGATCGACCTGGAAATGATGGCCAACCTGCTGGACGCCTTGCCGCCCCATGCTCGGCTGGTGCTGCTGGGCGACAAGGACCAACTCGCCTCGGTGGAAGCGGGCGCCGTGCTTGGCGACTTGTGCCGCGACGCCGAAGCCGGCTGGTACAGCGCCGACACCCGCCAATGGCTGCAAGCGGTCAGCGGCGAAGACCTCAGCGCCAGCGGCCTGGAGGAAGACCGCGACGCCAGCCATCCCCTGGCCCAGCAAGTGGTGATGCTGCGCTACTCGCGGCGTTTCGGCGAAGGCAGCGGCATCGGTCAGCTCGCCCGCTGGGTCAACCAGCAAAACCCCGAGCAAGCCCGTGACCTGTTGAATGCCGGCAGCCACGCCGACCTGGCTTGCGTAAGGCTCAAAGGGGAACACGACCATGCCCTGGAACGCTTGGTCCTGGACGGGCAGGGCAGTGACGGCGCCAGAGGTTATCGCTACTACCTCGACCTGCTGCGCAGTGCGCGTCCCGCCCTCGACACCCCGCGCGAAGACAATGCCTGGATCGACTGGGCACAACAGTTATTGCAGGCTTTCGACGCCTTCCAACTGCTCTGTGCCGTGCGCAAAGGCCCGTGGGGTGTAGAAGGGCTGAACCTGCGCATCACCGCCGCCTTGCGCAAAGCGCGGCTGATCGACGGCGACGAGCAATGGTACGAAGGCCGCCCGGTATTGATGACCCGCAACGATTACGGCCTGGGCCTGATGAACGGCGATATTGGCATCGCCCTCAAGCTGCCCGAAAGTGACGGCGGGCCCCAGGTGCTACGCGTCGCTTTCCCACGTAACGATGGCCAGGGTGGTGTACGGTTTGTTCTGCCCAGTCGTCTGAACGATGTGGAAACCGTGTACGCCATGACCGTGCACAAATCCCAGGGCTCGGAATTTACCCACACCGCGCTGATCCTGCCGGATGCGTTGAACCCGGTGCTGACCAAAGAACTGATCTACACCGGCATCACCCGGGCCAAGCGCTGGTTCAGCCTGATCGAACCCCGTGGCGGGGTATTTGAAGAGGCCGTGCGGCGTAAGGTCAAGCGCTTGAGCGGGCTGATGCTGGAGTTGGGGCATGTGGCGCAAAAACCTGACTGA